Proteins from a genomic interval of Spea bombifrons isolate aSpeBom1 chromosome 4, aSpeBom1.2.pri, whole genome shotgun sequence:
- the SERPINE1 gene encoding plasminogen activator inhibitor 1, which translates to MTWNRRLITLTLLHLIAVAAALPPLARVAQQDVRFGVRLFREIQQDFKESNLGFSPYGASSALNILQSGATGRTLAQITRALDYGHHERAVFASLRRLREIICSPSTSGEDPRSVHVADGLFVQRDLALTPGFLKRFQSAFQRHVIQVNFTDQEQARDILNQWVENQTDGMIQDLLGSNSIPALTRLVLLSAVHFDGKWVLPFPEEATHQRPFYRADGSQVQVSMMAKSGKYNYSEFLTPKGEDYDVIELPYEGGELSMLIAAPYEKGVPLSAITDILTPELIEEWKARMKMSTRLLMLPKFSLLSEVDLKAPLERLGITDMFSAEKADFSRLSTERPLYVSQAFQKIKVEVTESGTKAAAATAAILLARMSPLEVIMDRSFLFIIRHNQTGSLLFLGQVMEP; encoded by the exons ATGACTTGGAACAGAAG GCTAATTACCCTCACTTTGCTGCACCTTATTGCCGTAGCAGCAGCTTTACCGCCCCTAGCCCGGGTGGCCCAGCAAGATGTTAGATTCGGGGTGCGCCTGTTTCGGGAGATTCAGCAGGATTTTAAGGAGAGCAACCTGGGGTTTTCACCGTACGGCGCTTCTTCTGCGCTGAACATACTTCAGTCTGGAGCAACGGGGCGCACGCTTGCGCAGATAACCAGGGCTCTGGATTACGGACACCATG AGCGGGCTGTGTTCGCTTCCCTGCGCAGGTTGAGGGAAATCATCTGCTCTCCTTCGACATCTGGTGAAGACCCCAGGTCCGTGCACGTGGCCGACGGCCTCTTCGTGCAGCGGGACCTTGCGCTCACCCCAGGGTTCCTGAAAAGATTTCAGAGCGCCTTCCAGCGTCATGTGATCCAAGTCAACTTCACCGACCAAGAACAAGCCAGGGACATTCTGAATCAATGGGTGGAGAACCAGACAGATG gAATGATTCAAGATTTATTGGGGAGCAACTCTATTCCTGCGCTGACCCGCCTGGTTTTACTAAGCGCTGTACATTTTGACGGGAAGTGGGTCCTCCCGTTTCCAGAGGAGGCAACTCACCAGAGGCCGTTCTACCGGGCAGATGGGTCTCAGGTGCAAGTCTCCATGATGGCAAAGAGTGGCAAATATAACTACA GTGAGTTCCTGACCCCAAAAGGAGaggattatgatgtcattgagCTGCCTTATGAGGGAGGAGAGCTCAGCATGCTGATTGCAGCTCCGTATGAGAAAGGGGTTCCTCTGTCTGCTATCACCGATATCCTGACTCCAGAACTCATTGAAGAATGGAAAGCAAGAATGAAGATGTCCACGCGGCTTCTCATGCTGCCCAA GTTCTCTCTGCTAAGCGAGGTGGACCTGAAGGCTCCTTTAGAACGTCTTGGAATCACAGACATGTTCTCCGCAGAGAAGGCAGACTTCAGTCGCCTATCCA ctgAGAGGCCGCTCTACGTTTCCCAAGCCTTTCAGAAAATAAAAGTGGAGGTGACAGAAAGTGGGACAAAAGCGGCGGCAGCAACAG CTGCCATACTCCTTGCCCGGATGTCCCCCCTGGAAGTTATCATGGATCGGTCATTCTTATTCATCATCCGACACAATCAAACAG GGTCGCTGCTGTTCCTAGGACAGGTCATGGAGCCTTGA
- the AP1S1 gene encoding AP-1 complex subunit sigma-1A, with translation MMRFMLLFSRQGKLRLQKWYVATSEREKKKLVRDLMQTVLSRKPKMCSFLEWKDLKVVYKRYASLYFCCAVEDQDNELLTLELIHRYVELLDKYFGSVCELDIIFNFEKAYFILDEFLMGGEIQDTSKKSVLKAIEQSDMLQEEDESPRSVLEEMGLA, from the exons ATG ATGAGGTTCATGCTGCTCTTCAGCCGGCAGGGGAAGCTGCGGTTACAGAAGTGGTACGTGGCGACGTCGGAGCGCGAGAAGAAGAAGCTCGTTCGGGATCTCATGCAGACTGTCCTGAGCCGGAAGCCCAAGATGTGCAGCTTCCTGGAGTGGAAGGATCTTAAGGTTGTCTACAAAAG GTACGCCAGCCTGTATTTCTGCTGCGCGGTGGAGGATCAGGATAACGAGCTCCTGACGCTGGAGCTCATTCACCGATACGTGGAGCTTCTGGACAAATACTTCGGCAGC GTGTGCGAGCTGGATATCATATTTAACTTTGAGAAGGCCTATTTCATCCTGGACGAGTTCCTGATGGGGGGAGAAATCCAGGACACGTCCAAGAAAAGTGTCTTGAAAGCCATCGAGCAGTCGGACATGCTACAGGAG GAGGATGAGTCACCGCGCAGCGTTCTGGAAGAAATGGGACTTGCTTGA